The Microcystis panniformis FACHB-1757 region AAAATTTTCCCTATCTGCACAGCAAAGCTACCCACTCCTCCCGATGCACCATTAACTAAAATCCGATTTCCTGCTTTAATATTGCCAAAATCTCGCAAGACTTGCAAAGCGGTAGAAGCAGCTAAAGGGGTGGCAGCAGCTTCAATAAAGCTCTGATTAGGCGGTTTTTTAACTAATAGGGAAGCGGGAATAATTGCATATTCAGCATAGGTTCTACCGGGTAATTTATTGACAAAACCAAAAACCTCATCTCCGATCTGGAATTGTTCCACCTGACTGCCTTTTTCAACGATAATTCCACTATAATCAAAACCTAATTGCAGGGGAAATTTATTACCTGTGGCTATTTTGAGCATTCCCCGACGAATCTTCCAATCAATCGGATTAATTCCCGCTGCCATAATCTTAATTAAGACTTCTTTCCCTTGGGGAATTGGCTTTTCTATTTCGGTGTATTGGAGAACATTACTATCGCCATAGCGATTGATGATAATAGCTTTCATAATTAAGAAAAAAGTTGGTAAAATAGTAAAGGAGCAAAAGTAATGACCAAGAGAACAAAAATCCAAACTCGTCCCGCTAAAAGATTATAATCTTGCCCTAATCTTGACCAAGAATGACCAGCGATAAAATGACCGAACAGAAACTCAAACCCCACTGTTAATACTAACCAAATTAAACCGATAGTAATTGCTTGACCGGAGGATTCTAGACCCCAAAAATAGACAAGAGTGCCAATATAAAGACTAAAAAAGAGGATTCCTGTCAGGGTAGAAATTTGATGGGCGCGCAGTTCATCGAGATATTTTCCGTAGGTGGTTTCTCGGAGGATACCGTTACTAACTCCTATTACGATCATCGGTAGCCATGCGACAATGTAGCGACTAATCATAAGTTGTTGGTTTAGAACTCGCTCTAATTGGATTATAGCTATATTTGGCTGATAACTTGAGATATTTTCGTAAAAATTAATATTGTTACTTGCCTAAATTTTCAGCCAGATAATCAACTAGCTTTTTCACTGTTGTAAATTCTTGGCATTTTTCTTCTG contains the following coding sequences:
- a CDS encoding NAD(P)-dependent alcohol dehydrogenase — its product is MKAIIINRYGDSNVLQYTEIEKPIPQGKEVLIKIMAAGINPIDWKIRRGMLKIATGNKFPLQLGFDYSGIIVEKGSQVEQFQIGDEVFGFVNKLPGRTYAEYAIIPASLLVKKPPNQSFIEAAATPLAASTALQVLRDFGNIKAGNRILVNGASGGVGSFAVQIGKIFSAEVDGVCSSKNIDYVTSLGADKVIDYTQEDWRKTEQKYDIIFDAVAKSSFWHCRQLLKPQGTYITTLPNPGIILLNYLGAWLPQKGKLIFFAQAQASDWQFLKEAIESGKLTVRIDRTYTFSQVAAAHNYSESERVRGKIVLIPD